One region of Chaetodon auriga isolate fChaAug3 chromosome 23 unlocalized genomic scaffold, fChaAug3.hap1 SUPER_23_unloc_1, whole genome shotgun sequence genomic DNA includes:
- the LOC143317617 gene encoding uncharacterized protein LOC143317617 has protein sequence MKEEELAERLQSKHFAPVCQRQLKSKLKEKFQCVFEGIAKAGKRTLLNQIYTELFITEGGTGQVNEEHEVRQIETASRKPHGPEATIRQEDIFKPPGRDEPIRTVMTNGVAGIGKTVLTQKFTLDWAEDKAHQDIQFMFPFTFRELNVLREKKFSLVELVHHFFPETNEAGICRFEEFQVLFILDGLDECRLPLDFHNNEILTDVTKSTSVDVLLTNLIRRNLLTSARLWITTRPAAANQIPPECVDMVTEVRGFTDEQKEEYFRKRFRGKEQANRIISHIKTSRSLHIMCHIPVFCWITATVLEDVMKTREEGQLPKTLTEMYIHFLVVQSKVKNIKYDGGAQLDPQWTPESRKMIDSLGKLAFEQLQKGNLIFYESDLTECGIDIRAASVYSGVFTQIFKEERGLYQDKVFCFVHLSIQEFLAALHVHLTFIKSRVNLLSEEQTTYHRERAVSKLVQFTKVFKDKEPELTHFHQSAVDKALQSPNGHLDLFLRFLLGLSLQTNQTLLRGLLTQTGSGSETSQVTVKYIKKKIGETPSAERSINLFHCLNELNDRSLVDQIQQSLSSGRLSTDELSPAQWSALVFILLSSEKHLDMFDLKKFSASEEALLRLLPVVKASNKVLLSGCNLSERCCEVLSSVLRSQSSCLRELDLSNNNLKDSGVKLLSAGLESPHCALETLRLSGCNLSERSYEVLSSVLRSQSSSLRELDLSNNNLQDSGVKLLSAGLESPHCALETLRLSGCNLSKRSCEILSSVLRSQSSSLRELDLSNNNLQDSGVKLLSAGLESKHCALETLRLSGCNLSERSCEVLSSVLRSQSSSLRQLDLSHNNLQDSGVKLLSAGLESPHCALETLRLSGCNLSERSCEVLSSVLRSQSSSLRELDLSNNNLQDSGVKLLSAGLESPHCALETLRLSGCLITEEGCASLASALRSNPSHLRELDLSYNHPGYLGVKLLSAGLEDAHCRLDTLRVEPAGVRWLRPGLRKYSCELKLDTNTVNRNIKLSDNNRTMTDVKERQSYPDHPDRFDHWPQLLCGTGLTGRCYWEVECRGRVSVSVSYRRIRRKGDSDECVFGWNDQSWRLYFSDGRYSVCHNNRETFITSSSSSSSSVSHRVGVYVDCPAGTLSFYRVSSDSLIHLHTFNTTFTEPLYPGFGFWSWFRSGSSVSLCPL, from the exons atgaaggaggaggagctggctgagcgtctgcagagca aacattttgctccagtttgtcaACGTCAACTTAAATCTaaactgaaggagaagttccagtgtgtgtttgaggggatcgctaaagcaggaaagcggaccctcctgaatcagatctacacagagctcttcatcacagagggagggactggacaggtcaatgaagaacatgaggtcagacagattgaaacagcatccaggaaaccacacggaccagaagccacaatcagacaagaagacatctttaaaccacctggaagagatgaaccaatcagaacagtgatgacaaatggagtggctggcattgggaagacggtcttaacacagaagttcactctggactgggctgaagacaaagcccaccaggacatacagttcatgtttccattcactttcagagagctgaatgtgctgagagagaaaaagttcagcttggtggaacttgttcatcacttctttcctgaaaccaatgaagcaggaatctgcaggtttgaagagttccaggttttgttcatccttgacggtctggatgagtgtcgacttcctctggacttccacaacaatgagatcctgactgatgttacaaagtccacctcagtggatgtgctgctgacaaacctcatcaggaggaacctgcttacctctgctcgcctctggataaccacacgacctgcagcagccaatcagatccctcctgagtgtgttgacatggtgacagaggtcagagggttcactgatgaacagaaggaggagtacttcaggaagaggttcagaggcaaggagcaggccaacagaatcatctcccacatcaagacatcacgaagcctccacatcatgtgccacatcccggtcttctgctggatcactgctacagttctggaggatgtgatgaagaccagagaggaaggacagttgcccaagaccctgactgagatgtacatccacttcctggtggttcagtccaaagtgaagaacatcaagtatgatggaggagctcagttagatcctcagtggactccagagagcaggaagatgattgactctctgggaaaactggcttttgagcagctgcagaaaggaaacctgatcttctacgaatcagacctgacagagtgtggcatcgatatcagagcagcctcagtgtactcaggagtgttcacacagatcttcaaagaggagagaggactgtaccaggacaaggtgttctgcttcgtccatctgagcattcaggagtttctggctgctcttcatgtccatctgaccttcatcaaatctcgagtcaatctgctgtcagaagaacaaacaacctACCACCGTGAACGTGCAGTGTCTAAACTTGTCCAGTTCACAAAAGTCTTCAAAGACAAAGAACCTGAACTTACACATTTccaccagagtgctgtggacaaggccttacagagtccaaatggacacctggacttgttcctccgattcctcctgggtctttcactgcagaccaatcaaactctcctacgaggcctgctgacacagacaggaagtggctcagaaACCAGTCAGGTAACAgtcaagtacatcaagaagaagattggagagacaccttctgcagagcgaagcatcaatctgttccactgtctgaatgaactgaatgatcgttctctggtggatcagatccaacagtccttgagttcaggaagactctccacagatgaactgtctcctgctcagtggtcagctctggtcttcatcttactgtcatcagaaaaacatctggacatgtttgacctgaagaaattctctgcttcagaggaggctcttctgaggctgctgccagtggtcaaagcctccaacaaagtTCT actgagtggctgtaacctctcagagagatgctgtgaagttctgtcctcagtcctcagatcccagtcctcctgtctgagagagctggacctgagtaacaacaacctgaaagattcaggagtgaagctgctgtctgctggactggagagtccacactgtgcactggaaactctcag actgagtggctgtaacctctcagagagaagctatgaagttctgtcctcagtcctcagatcccagtcctccagtctgagagagctggacctgagtaacaacaacctgcaggattcaggagtgaagctgctgtctgctggactggagagtccacactgtgcactggaaactctcag actgagtggctgtaacctctcaaagagaagctgtgaaattctgtcctcagtcctcagatcccagtcctccagtctcagagagctggacctgagtaacaacaacctgcaggattcaggagtgaagctgctgtctgctggactggagagtaaacactgtgcactggaaactctcag actgagtggctgtaacctctcagagagaagctgtgaagttctgtcctcagtcctcagatcccagtcctccagtctgagacagctggacctgagtcacaacaacctgcaggattcaggagtgaagctgctgtctgccggactggagagtccacactgtgcactggaaactctcag actgagtggctgtaacctctcagagagaagctgtgaagttctgtcctcagtcctcagatcccagtcctccagtctgagagagctggacctgagtaacaacaacctgcaggattcaggagtgaagctgctgtctgctgggctggagagtccacactgtgcactggaaactctcag gctgtcaggctgtctgatcacagaggaaggctgtgcttctctggcctcagctctgagatccaacccctcccatctgagagagctggacctgagctacaatcatccaggatACTtaggagtgaagctgctgtctgctggactggaggatgctcactgcagactggacactctcag ggtggagcctgctggagtccgatggttgagaccaggtctgaggaagt attcctgtgaactcaaactggacacgaacacagtgaacagaaacatcaaactgtctgacaacaacaggacgatgacggATGTGAAGGAGcgtcagtcatatcctgatcatccagacaggtttgaccactggcctcagctgctgtgtggaactggtctgactggtcgctgttactgggaggtcgagtgtagaggaagagtttctgtatcagtgagttacagaagaatcagacggaaaggagacagtgatgagtgtgtgtttggatggaatgatcagtcctggagactTTACTTTTCTGATGGTcgttactctgtctgtcacaataacagagaaacattcatcacctcctcctcctcctcctcctcctctgtctctcacagagtaggagtgtatgtggactgtcctgctggcactctgtccttctacagagtctcctctgactcactgatccatctccacaccttcaacaccacattcactgaacctctttatcctggctttgggttctggtCCTGGTTCaggtctggttcctcagtgtctctgtgtcctttgtag
- the LOC143317623 gene encoding protein NLRC3-like: MGRLADFKGDRSSAAKRVHQESSEVPSGQSAQQHQTHVDSIFMLLEENIVSFVRNELKKIKTVLSPDDPECLESQGEDEDEDAEQRRSSREAFLEITQHFLRRMKEEELAEHLQSKLFAPVCQRKLKSNLKEKFQCVFEGIAKAGKRTLLNQIYTELFITEGGTGQVNDEHEVRQIETASRKPHGPETTIRQEDIFKPPGRDEPIRTVMTKGVAGIGKTVLTQKFTLDWAEDKAHQDIQFMFPFTFRELNVLREKKFSLVELVHHFFSENKEAGICRFEEFRVLFILDGLDECRLPLDFHNNEILTDVTESTSVDVLLTNLIRRNLLPSARLWITTRPAAANQIPPECVDMVTEVRGFTDEQKEEYFMKRFRDKEQANRIISHIKTSRSLHIMCHIPVFCWITATVLEDVMKTREEGELPKTLTQMYIHFLVVQSKVKNMKYDGGAESDPQWTPRSRKIIESLAKLAFEQLQKGNLIFYESDLTECGIDIRAASVYSGVFTQIFKEERGLYQDKVFCFVHLSVQEFLAALHVHLTFIKSGVNLLSEQRTYHDSAKTHLNQSAVDKALQSPNGHLDLFLRFLLGFSLQNNQTLLRGLLTQTGSGSKTNQVTVEYIKKKIEETPSAEKSINLFHCLNELNDRSLVDQIQQSLSSGSLSTDKLSPAQWSALVFILLSSEKDLDVFDLKKFSASEEALLRLLPVVKASNKALLSGCNLSERSCEVLSSVLRSQSSSLRELDLSNNNLQDSGVKLLSAGLESPHCALETLRLSGCNLSERSCEVLSSVLRSQSSSLRELDLSNNNLQDSGLKLLSAGLESPHCALGTLRVEPAGVRWLRPGLRKYSCELKLDTNTVNRNIKLSDNNRTMTYVMERQSYPDHPDMSGLLTGLN, encoded by the exons ATGGGTCGCCTCGCTGATTTTAAAGGAGATCGAtcgtctgctgcaaagag agtccaccaggagagctcagaggttcccagtggtcagtctgcccagcagcatcaaactcacgtggactccatatttatg ctgctggaggagaacattgtctcttttgtgaggaacgagctgaagaagatcaagacggttctgagtccagatgacccagaatgcttagagagtcagggggaggatgaggatgaggatgcagagcagaggaggagcagcagagaggcatttctggagatcacacagcacttcctgaggagaatgaaggaggaggagctggctgagcatctgcagagca aactttttgctccagtttgtcagcgtaaacttaaatctaacctgaaggagaagttccagtgtgtgtttgaggggatcgctaaagcaggaaagcggaccctcctgaatcagatctacacagagctcttcatcacagagggagggactggacaggtcaatgatgaacatgaggtcagacagattgaaacagcatccaggaaaccacacggaccagaaaccacaatcagacaagaagacatcttcaaaccacctggacgagatgaaccaatcagaacagtgatgacaaagggagtggctggcattgggaagacggtcttaacacagaagttcactctggactgggctgaagacaaagcccaccaggacatacagttcatgtttccattcactttcagagagctgaatgtgctgagagagaaaaagttcagcttggtggaacttgttcatcacttcttttctgaaaacaaagaagcaggaatctgcaggtttgaagagttcagggttttgttcatccttgacggtctggatgagtgtcgacttcctctggacttccacaacaatgagatcctgactgatgtcacagagtccacctcagtggatgtgctgctgacaaacctcatcaggaggaacctgcttccctctgctcgcctctggataaccacacgacctgcagcagccaatcagatccctcctgagtgtgttgacatggtgacagaggtcagagggttcactgatgaacagaaggaggagtacttcatgaagaggttcagagacaaggagcaggccaacagaatcatctcccacatcaagacatcacgaagcctccacatcatgtgccacatcccggtcttctgctggatcactgctacagttctggaggatgtgatgaagaccagagaggaaggagagctgcccaagaccctgactcagatgtacatccacttcctggtggttcagtccaaagtgaagaacatgaagtatgatggaggagctgagtcagatcctcagtggactccaaGGAGTAGGAAGATAATTGAGTCTCTGgcaaaactggcttttgagcagctgcagaaaggaaacctgatcttctacgaatcagacctgacagagtgtggcatcgatatcagagcagcctcagtgtactcaggagtgttcacacagatcttcaaagaggagagaggactgtaccaggacaaggtgttctgcttcgtccatctgagtgttcaggagtttctggctgctcttcatgttcatctgaccttcatcaagtctggagtcaatctgctgtcagaacaAAGAACCTACCATGACTCTGCAAAGACACATCTCAaccagagtgctgtggacaaggccttacagagtccaaatggacatctggacttgttcctccgattcctccttggattttcactgcagaacaatcagactctcctacgaggcctgctgacacagacaggaagtggctcaaaaaccaatcaggtaacagtcgagtacatcaagaagaagattgaagagacaccttctgcagagaaaagcatcaatctgttccactgtctgaatgaactgaatgatcgttctctggtggatcagatccaacagtccttgagttcaggaagtctctccacagataaactgtctcctgctcagtggtcagctctggtcttcatcttactatcatcagaaaaagatctggacgtgtttgacctgaagaaattctctgcttcagaggaggctcttctgaggctgctgccagtggtcaaagcctccaacaaagctct actgagtggctgtaacctctcagagagaagctgtgaagttctgtcctcagtcctcagatcccagtcctccagtctgagagagctggacctgagtaacaacaacctgcaggattcaggagtgaagctgctgtctgctggactggagagtccacactgtgcactggaaactctcag actgagtggctgtaacctctcagagagaagctgtgaagttctgtcctcagtcctcagatcccagtcctccagtctgagagagctggacctgagtaacaacaacctgcaggattcaggactgaagctgctgtctgctggactggagagtccacactgtgcactgggaactctcag ggtggagcctgctggagtccgatggttgagaccaggtctgaggaagt attcctgtgaactcaaactggacacaaacacagtgaacagaaacatcaaactgtctgacaacaacaggacgatgacgtaTGTGATGGAGcgtcagtcatatcctgatcatccagacat